In Lineus longissimus chromosome 9, tnLinLong1.2, whole genome shotgun sequence, one genomic interval encodes:
- the LOC135493414 gene encoding small ubiquitin-related modifier 2-A-like, which translates to MTDVCQDAHTGKEEKSATHVNVKVTAQDGATVHFKIKKQTPLRKLMHAYCDRQSIKVSSVRFMFDGNHIQEMDTPEDIGLEDDETIEVFLQQTGGFV; encoded by the exons ATGACTGATGTCTGTCAAGATGCACATACT GGAAAGGAAGAAAAGTCGGCCACACACGTTAACGTAAAAGTGACGGCGCAGGATGGTGCTACAGTacattttaaaattaagaaacaGACGCCGCTGAGAAAATTGATGCATGCCTATTGTGACAGGCAG AGCATAAAGGTGTCCTCAGTGCGGTTTATGTTTGATGGGAATCACATTCAAGAAATGGACACACCTGAGGAT ATTGGACTAGAAGATGATGAGACAATAGAGGTATTCCTTCAACAAACTGGTGGCTTTGTTTGA